A genome region from Diceros bicornis minor isolate mBicDic1 unplaced genomic scaffold, mDicBic1.mat.cur scaffold_145_ctg1, whole genome shotgun sequence includes the following:
- the LOC131402542 gene encoding centromere-associated protein E-like encodes MHLKEHQEIIDQLRGIVSEKTDEISNMQMDLENSNAKLQEKIQELKTNEHQLFKLKEDVSETQKKMSEIEKLKKQFKTQSLTLDKMEMENSELAQKLHENLEEMKSVMKERDSLRVVEENLKLERDQLKANLQETIVRVSYALSSYPVNMF; translated from the exons ATGCATCTTAAAGAGCACCAGGAAATTATTGATCAACTCAGAGGGATTGTTTCTGAGAAGACAGATGAAATATCAAATATGCAGATGGATTTAGAAAATTCAAATGCTAAATTACAAGAAAAG ATCCAAGAACTTAAGACAAATgaacatcaactttttaagttaaaagaagATGTCAGtgagacacagaaaaaaatgtctgaaatagagaaattgaagaaacaaTTCAAGACCCAAAGTTTAACTCTGgataaaatggaaatggagaactCAGAGCTGGCTCAGAAACTTCAtgaaaaccttgaagaaatgaaatctgtaatgaaagaaagagatagtCTAAGAGTAGTAGAAGAGAATCTCAAACTGGAGAGAGACCAACTCAAGGCAAACCTACAAGAAACCATAGTTAGAGTGAGTTATGCTCTTTCTTCCTATCCAGTGAACATGTTTTAA